A segment of the Sphingomonas kaistensis genome:
TGATAGTCAGTGACAGCAGCATTCTAGCCTATCAGTTCATGGGCATGAGTCCCCGCTATGCTGCTCCTCACCAAGCTATGGGGCTCGACTTCATGTTCCAGAGGAAGCAGGCGCAAATGGTCGCCAATCTGCCTCCGAGCGCGCGTATCGAGGCGCTTGCCCTTGAAACCTCAATGCCGATAGTCCTGCTGAGCGGACGGCCCCTCTACAGCCTCGACCACGCGCCAAAATCCAACGGCGGGCGATTCATCGTCACGACGTCGGCGGACTACCGCATATGGAGTCCGGGTCCTCAGTTCAGCCAGTGGCGAGCGACCCATACGCGTGAGCTGTTTGCCGCGGGCGGCAATGCGCTCCTGCAGGTCGATCCTTCAGCTCCGCCGGCACCACAAGATCGTCGATCGGTTGGGGGTCACACCTGGTAGCCGTCCTTGCTCGATGCGTTGCGACCGTTCGTGCATCCGAGTCCCGTACCCATCGCCATCTGGAATATCAGAACGCGGTGGGGGGCATCTTCGCGGAGCGTAGGGCGGGACAGATGCGCGACCCTCCTACACCCCGAAGGTCACGTGGCCATTCGCGTCGATCGGCCAGGCCGGATTGAAGGCGATCTCCCATGCGTGGCCGTCGGGGTCCTCGACATAGCCGCGGAAGCCGCCGTGGGGCGGGGCATCGGCGGGGCGCAGGAGGTGGCCGCCGGCAGCGACGAGTCGGGCGATGACCTGCCGGACTTCTTCCTCGCTCCCGACATTGTGGCCGAGGGCGAAGGCGCCCGGGCTCGCAAGTCCCTTGCGATTGCTGTCTTCCTCCAGCCCCGCCTTGCTCCAGGTGGCGAGGACGAAGCCATTCATCTGGTAAAAGGCGATCTCGTCATTCTCAAACACCGGGGTCCAGCCGAAGCCGTCACGGTAAAAGGCCTTCGACCGATCGAGATCGTCGGTGGCCAGCGTCAGGACCGACATCGACTGCATCAAGGGACGTTCTCCGTCAGCAAGTCGTAGGTCGCGACCAGTTCATCCTTTTGGTTGAAGATCTCGACCGCCCAGCGGACAACGCCGGTTTCCTCGCTCTTCAGCGACTTGGAACGGACGGTGAGCTCGACCCGCATCGAATCGCCCGGATAGAGCGGGGTCAGAAAGCGGAGATTTTCCAGACCGGTGTTGGCGAGGACGGGGCCCGGATCGGGATCGACGAACAGGCCGGCGGCGAAGCTCAGGATCAGGTAGCCGTGGGCGACCCGGCCCTCGAAGATGGGCGAGGCCTTGGCCGCTTCCTCGTCCATGTGGGCGTAGAAGGTGTCGCCGGTGAAATGGGCGAAATGCTCGATATCCTCGACGCTTACCGTCCGGCTGCCAGTCTTGAGCGTATCGCCGATATGGAGCTCGCTCATCCGTTTGCGGAAGGGATGGGTTTGGACGACGTGCTTGGGACCGCCGGGACTATATTGCGAGGTGATCGCCGCGATCATTTCGGGCGAGCCCTGGAGCGCGGTGCGCTGCATGTAGTGGGTGACGCCGCGGATGCCGCCCATCTCTTCGCCGCCGCCGGCCCGGCCCGGCCCGCCGTGGACGAGGACAGGCAAGGGGCTGCCATGCCCGGTCGAGAAGGCGGCGTTGGTGCGGTCGATCACCAGCATCCGGCCGTGAAACGCCCCGGCGCCGAGGACGAAGTCGCGCGCCACATCGCCGGAATGGGTGAACAGCGACAGCGCGAGGCTGCCCTTGCCGCGGTTGGCGAGCCGGACCGCGTCGGCAAGGTCCGTGTAGGGCATCAGGGTCGCGACCGGGCCGAATGGCTCGACGTCGTGCGCCGCCTCGCAGGCCCAAGGATCGTCGGCGCACAGCAGCACGGGTGACATGAAGGCGCCCCCGTCGGGGCCGGTTGCGGCGCCGGGATCGCCCCATCCGACGCGCGCGCCGTCAGCCGTGATGGCGGCGACCGCTTCCCGCACACTGTCGCGCTGGGCCCGGCTGACGAGCGCACCCATGCCGGTCGCCTTGTCACGCGGATCGCCCACCGCGAGCGCCGAGAGCCTTGCGGCGAGCGCCTCCTCCACCGC
Coding sequences within it:
- a CDS encoding VOC family protein, with product MQSMSVLTLATDDLDRSKAFYRDGFGWTPVFENDEIAFYQMNGFVLATWSKAGLEEDSNRKGLASPGAFALGHNVGSEEEVRQVIARLVAAGGHLLRPADAPPHGGFRGYVEDPDGHAWEIAFNPAWPIDANGHVTFGV
- the paaZ gene encoding phenylacetic acid degradation bifunctional protein PaaZ, which codes for MKTQQLLNYARGEWTPGDAGSLTELPSALDGSPVALTGSGGIDFGGMARFAREVGGPALRALTFHQRARMLKALGLAILARKEELYELNYATGATRKDGWIDIEGGAGTLLSFSSKGRRELPDAHVLLDGQLEPLSKSPLFQGQHIYTSLQGVAVHINAFNFPVWGMLEKLAPALLAGVPAVVKPASATAWLAEAAFRVMIEAGVLPDGAVQLVVGGVGDLFDHLTGQDVVSFTGSAQTALKLRTHPVIQRESVKFIAEQDSLNASVLGPDAAPGTPEFELFVAEVVNEMTVKAGQKCTAIRRAMVPAAFLGAVEEALAARLSALAVGDPRDKATGMGALVSRAQRDSVREAVAAITADGARVGWGDPGAATGPDGGAFMSPVLLCADDPWACEAAHDVEPFGPVATLMPYTDLADAVRLANRGKGSLALSLFTHSGDVARDFVLGAGAFHGRMLVIDRTNAAFSTGHGSPLPVLVHGGPGRAGGGEEMGGIRGVTHYMQRTALQGSPEMIAAITSQYSPGGPKHVVQTHPFRKRMSELHIGDTLKTGSRTVSVEDIEHFAHFTGDTFYAHMDEEAAKASPIFEGRVAHGYLILSFAAGLFVDPDPGPVLANTGLENLRFLTPLYPGDSMRVELTVRSKSLKSEETGVVRWAVEIFNQKDELVATYDLLTENVP